A segment of the Ruegeria sp. AD91A genome:
TGACCCAGTTTGGCTTCACACCGGAGAACGTCGAACAAACAATAGTCGCAGATGGTAACACTCTGACGATCACGACAGACAAGCCCTACGCAACATCCTTCGTTCTGAACTGTCTGACCGCGACCATCGGTGGCATCGTCGACAAAAAGACGGTAATGGAACACGACAAGGATGGCGATCTGGGCAATGAATGGCTCAAAACCAATACGGCGGGCTCAGGTGCGTACAGCCTGGTGAGCTGGAAGCCCAATGAAAGTGTAACCCTGAAGTCCAACCCTGATTTCTATCTGGGTGCCCCGGCAATGGAGCGTGTAGTTGTTCGTCACGTTCAGGAAAGCGCCAGCCAGCGCTTGCTGTTGGAGCGTGGTGACATCGACGTTGCCCGCAACCTGAACCCCGAAGACGTTGCAGGGGTGTCATCGGTTGCAGGTGTCAAGATTTCGGATGAGCTGAAAGGCCGTCTGATGTATGTTTCGCTGAACCAGAAGCATCCCGAGCTCAGCAAACCTCAGGTACGTCAGGCGTTCAAATACCTGATCGACTATGAAGGGATGCGCGACAGCTTCCTGAAAGGTCAGTACACAATTCATCAGAATTTCCTGCCACAAACTTATCTCGGCGCATCTGATGAGAACCCGTTCAGCTTTGATGTCGAAAAAGCAAAGGCACTGCTGGATGAAGCCGGTGTTAGCGGACTTGAGATCGAAGTAGGTGTGCGAGAGGCGCAGGAACGGATTGAAATCGCCCAGTCCATGCAGAATGCACTCGCTCAGGTCGGTATCACCATGAACATCACCGTTGGTACCGCGAAGCAAATCCTGGCACGATACCGTGCACGGGAACTGGACGTCTATCTTGGTGCATGGGGACCCGATTATCCTGATCCGCAAACCAACGCGGGGACGTTTGCCTATAATCCAGACAATTCGGATGCGGCCAACGCAACTGGGCTGTTGGCATGGCGAAATTCCTGGGACACCGGCGGCCTGTCAGAGAAAACGGCCGCAGCCGTTGTTGAGAACGACACCGTGAAACGGGCTGACATGTACAAAGAAATCCAGGCTGAGTTCCGTGAAACCTCACCCTTTGTCATTATGTTCCAGCAGATTGAACAATCGGCGCTGCGTGA
Coding sequences within it:
- a CDS encoding ABC transporter substrate-binding protein, which produces MNAFNRLLTGAALGLALAVTSTSAMAETPPNMLVIANRIDDITTLDPAESFEFAGSDVSRNVYQKLVNFDPLDLDAGYQPDVAESWDVSEDGKSITFKIREGLTFHSGNPVTAEDVQFSLRRAIILNKTPAFILTQFGFTPENVEQTIVADGNTLTITTDKPYATSFVLNCLTATIGGIVDKKTVMEHDKDGDLGNEWLKTNTAGSGAYSLVSWKPNESVTLKSNPDFYLGAPAMERVVVRHVQESASQRLLLERGDIDVARNLNPEDVAGVSSVAGVKISDELKGRLMYVSLNQKHPELSKPQVRQAFKYLIDYEGMRDSFLKGQYTIHQNFLPQTYLGASDENPFSFDVEKAKALLDEAGVSGLEIEVGVREAQERIEIAQSMQNALAQVGITMNITVGTAKQILARYRARELDVYLGAWGPDYPDPQTNAGTFAYNPDNSDAANATGLLAWRNSWDTGGLSEKTAAAVVENDTVKRADMYKEIQAEFRETSPFVIMFQQIEQSALRENVTNFSTGQAITSASYWQVTK